The Myroides fluvii region AACTCCCATTTTTGGAACAAATGTTGAAATAGTATCTACAAATGCACGAATACTAAATGGTCTTTGTCTTTCATCCAAATTGATTGATAAGAAAGGGTTGAAATTTACTCCTCCATCATTAACAATATCAACGAATTCAGCATTTGCTGCCTCTAGAAATGATTTTAGTTGTTCTGGATTTCCTTCTCCTTTGTAATCAAAAAATATAAATTTAAGTTCGTCGTTTGAGTTTTTGGAAATCTGATAAAGAATATCTTTTATTAATTGGGTTTTCCCAGATCCAGCCATTCCTGCAATTGCAATATTTCTATTGTCGAATTCTCGAAGATCATTAATTTTAATAATAATAGGTTCATTATTTTCAGATTTTCCAATTTCAAATGATAATAAATCTTTAAACTCTTTGATTTCAGTTTTTTTTCTATCTATCGAAATGTGTGGTGTATTTGATCTAAGAGTTAGTCCTTTTTTTATTGGTTTTAATAGTATTGAAATGTGCTCTCCTTTAGTTATGTCACTATTATCTAATTGCTGTTTCCATAAGTCAAGTCCGTCCTTTAAATGTAATTTGTATAATCGAATAAATTCATTTTCAGATAACTCATTATTATAATGTTGGTCAAAGATAGTTTTATAAAGAACAAAATTATCTGTATCATTAATAAGACGTCCGAAGAGATTACTTGTAGGGGTATATTCTCTTCCATTTTGTGCAAGACTTAGAGTTTCTTCAGTAAATTTTTTTCCTTTTTCAAGGCTCAATGAAAGAGCTATTCTTCCTGTTATAGTATCTCTTTTAAAATTATAGATCGTTGTAATTCTGTCCAACAATTCTGTGCTTTCCAAATCTATTTTAAATCTAATCATTGTTTACAGTATTGAAATATCCATTCTTTAAATTGGTATTAGCTCCATCGTTTATTAATAGGTACGATTTGGCAATGTTTTCTGAAATATCTCTAAATCGTTTAGGGGTAATCTCACTATTTGTTGAGAAAAGTACAACTTGCTCTGATAAAGAAGGATAATATTTTTTTGTGATACTATCTCTGTGTTCTTCATCGAGCCTTCCTAATGGAGTGTCTATGAAAATTGGCAAGCTTTGGATTGATTCATTTAGAATAGCTTTAATTAAGCAAGAGATATAAATTTGCTTTTCTCCTGATGATAAGCTCTCCTTTTTAATTTCATTATCATCTTGGTCAAGTAATGTGATTTTCATACCTTGACCTGAAGCTAGAATGGTAACTTTAACATCTTCAATAAATCTACTATTGTTTTCCTCGCTTGAGAGTTTATGCATTAAAATTCTTAACTCACTAAGAATAGTTTTCTCTAAACTATCTTTATGTGTGCTTTTTTGTTCTTCTAAAAATGTATGAAGTGTATCAATGTATTTTTCTGTTTCTTTAATTTTTAATTTATTTTGAGCATTGATTTCAACATTGTTTCTGAGGGTTATGAGTTCGTGATTAAACCTTGTAATATCTTTCTTTATTTTGTTTAATTGTTGGGTATTTTCTCCTATTTTTCTGTTATTTTCAGTAGTTTTATTTTCAGCTGTTTCTTTCTTTGCAACGTAATCTAATACAATATCATCAACTAAATCGGCATCAATTTTGTTAAGAATTTTTATTAATTCGGATTTACGTAAATCGATACTATTAAATCCTTCAATGGTATTTTGGAATAAGTCACCTGATTGAGTATTGACAAGAATAATTGCATCAGAAATTAATTTTTTTTCAGCATTATTTAAATCATGTTCGAACTTTAATTCTTGATAGTTATTTTCATTATTATATAATTCACCCCCTAAACGTTTTGCTTTGTCATAGTAGAAACTCTTATCTCTAAAAGACATAGTTGAATTTTCTGGATCGGGAGGTTTATTGAAAAGCAATTCAATAAAATTATCTATTTTGGCTGCATTTTCTTTTAATAATTTTTGAGATAGCTCATTATTTTCTTGAATAGAAATATGCTCCTTTACTTCTTCTAATTTTCCAGCTAATATTGTCAAAGGAATAACCTCACTTAATTCTGTGAATTTTTCATTTAGATCTACTTCTTTTATTTTTAGTTTCTCAATTTCAGACAATATTGTTTCTCTGTCTAAATTGGAATTACCTTGTTTACTGTTTTGCGAAATTAAGGTATCAAATTTTCTAATCTCCTTTTTTAATTCATCTATCTCTTTAAGTTTTTCAGCATTATCTTCTTCAAGCTTTTCAATTTCCAAATATGATAGATCAATAGCTTTTTCCTTATCTATAATTTGTTCTTGAAGATTTCTAGTGGCTCCTTCTTTTTTTAAAGTATTAATGTAAAATTCTAGATCATCAATTAGTGTTTCATAATTGTCTAAGCCTAATATTTTTCCAAGCGCATCATTTATAAAACTACCTTCTTCTTTTATTGATAAATTTGCTATTTCAGAAATTTTTTCAGCATCGAAAAACACAAATTTTGCAGCATCTATTGGAATGATATAATCATTAATGAAGTTTATTTTATCTTCTTCATTATCAAATAATTCTAAATTTGAGGATGTGTCAATAATAGATAGTTTTTCTTCTGTTGTTGAAGTATTTCTTGATCGAGTAATTATTATTTTATTAGCATCTGGTGATAGGTTAAAATTATTAGGTAATTCAATTTCTTCAACAACTATACTAATGGAAAAAGTATTAATTCCTTCTTTTTGTGCTGTCCAATTAATTGATTGTTGCATAAAAGAGGAATAATTTTTTTCCTTTTGGATTTCTTTTTTAAAATTATCATCTATCAGAGAAATTTTTTCACCATACAAACACCATACAATTGACAGTAAAAAATTAGTTTTTCCAAAACCATTTTTACCACCAATTACTACAATATTCTTTTCTGTAGTTGTAGATAAATCAAAATCTACAATTTTATTATATTGTCTAAAATTATTGATTATTATATTTGAAAACTTCATTTTGTAGCTCTTTCTATTACATCAACAATTTTTTGCTGATGGTAGTTATTACGTTTTATTTTTTTTGCTCTTACAGAATCTAGTAATGATTCTATAGAGGTGTAATCAACACCTTTAATTGTACAAATTTCTTTAAGTCTTTCAGTTTGGCGGTATGCACCCGAGCAAGTACATCTTGTGAGGAGTAACTATTATTCTACAATGTTTGTAATTAACTTCTTATAATTATGAGGATATAGATCTGTGATATTCTTGTGGTTTATGGATTGAATATTTTCAAGAACATACTTTAACCATTGGTATGGATTAACGTCATGTTTTTTACAGTTAGCGAAAAATGTATAGGCCATAGCTGCTCTTTGCGCAGCATCATGAGAACCAGCAAAGAGATAGTTTTTACGTCCAAGGGCTACAGGTCTAATTACATTTTCTACAAGGTTGTTGTCTATCTGTAAGTTTCCATTGTATAAATACGCACTAAGGTTATCCCATCTTGTTTGTGAGTAAGCAAAAGCTTTACCTATTTGACTTTTAGGTAATGTAAGTTTCATCTGAGCGAACATATATTTACCCAGTTCATTGATAATAGGTAAACTCTCTTTTAGACGAAGTTCTTTGATTTGGTCAGGAGCTAAGTTTTGTTCTTTTGCTTTTTTCTCTACAGCATATAATTTCTGTATTTCTACGAGTACATGCTGAGCCCTTATTTTATCATTGTCTAATGCTCTCTCAAATTCACGACGAGCGTGTGCCCAACAGCCAAGATGTGTAACATCTGACTTATTTCCATAGGCTTTGTACCCGCTATAACCATCAGTTTGCAGGTATCCTTTGAAGTTTTCTAATATGGGTAATGCAGCACTACTAGCACGAGTAGGACTGTAATTAAACATCACGAGTTTGGATATAGGTGCGTGATACACCCAATAATACCCAAGATGAGATTTATCTTTCTTTTTCTCATCTAAGACTTTGATGGTGGTTTCATCAACTTGAAGATAACCTTCGTTTTTGATGTCCATCACCAGCTTTTGGTATAGTGGCTTCAAAGCATCCATACTTTGAGCTGCCCAACCATCTATTGTAGAGGAAGCAATATCGATATTCTCTCTTGAAAAGCGTTGCTTTTGTCTATATAGAGGAAGATGGTCTACATATTTGTCAACCAATATAGTTGATAGAAGTCCTTCTGAAGCTATTCCTTTATCTATAATTCGCTCTGGGAGTAATCCAATACTAATTTGGGTATCTTCTTTGTCTTTGGTCGCGTATTTATATCGGATGTAACGCTTGATTTTAAAGTAACCAGGAACATAATCTAACACATCTGTAATTTCTTTACCAATGCAGACCTTATCAGATAGATCCCCTTCTGGGTGAATTTCTATTTCTTCTACAGGTAAATGATCAGGAAGTTTCGCTCGTCCTGGATGTTTCTTCTTTTCACGAGTGTAGGTAATCTCTTGTTTGATTACTTCTTCTTGTTCCTCTAAGACTGCTTGTTCAACATCCAAAGGTAACTGAGTTTGATTAGGATCCTCAAAACGTTCTCGGCTTTGACCAAACTTCATGCGTTCAAGTAGCTTTACTCGATATTCCAGTATCGTATTTTTTTCTTCTAGTTTAGAGGTCTTTTCTTCTAACTCAGTAGCTTTCTTTTCTAACTTAGTATTTACTTTCTCTTGCTTGGAAATAGTTTTTGACTGCTGTTTTATAAGTGCCAAAAGTTCTTGTTTCGATAAGTTTTCTAAGTCTATTTCCATGAAGTAAATATACGTCAAAAGCCTTGTTTATACAAGAATTAAGACGGTTTTACTTCATAGAAAATCGTCTTTTTTGACTACTTTTTATCACTTGAATTCCCTCTATCATAAGTACTAAATCACTCCAACTTATCTGTGACTTGTTATGAGATGGAAAGGCAAAAGTACCTTGTTCTAATCGCTTGTGATATAACACAAAACCTCCTGTTTCCCAGTGCAGAAGTTTCATCTGATTACCTCGACGATTGATAAAGACGTACACACTGCCATTGTGAGCTACTTGATTAAGCTCGTTTTGAACAATGCCACACAGACTATCAAAACTCTTACGCATATCACAAGCTGATTTATATAAATGGAATTGGTGACTACTACTCAGACTAAACATTAGACAAGGTTCACTAATGAATAGAGTTCATTTAAATCTTTCGTTTCTACACGAAGTTTCACTCCATTAGGATAGATAATATCGTATTCTTTGCTCTCAGTAATATGCTCTTTATTTATAGTGATAAAGTTACTCGATGAATTTTGAATATTTTCATTCTTATACTTTATTACCCAATAACTAAATGTTGCTAATTTAATTCCTACGCTTTCACAGTATCTTGATTGGGTTAATCCACTTGCTTTGTAATCCTCTACATGAGAGTACATCATTTCTTGTTTGCTCATCTCTTTATTATTTGAGACAAACTTACTATCTTACATTAGGTTATGAAATATGTCGTTGCTCGGGTGGATACGTTTGGCGTATTTTATTTTCTAGTATTTTCATACAGTCAATTTTTTTTGTTCGTTTATATTAATGAATTTATTATCAATAAGCTGCTGTATAATGTAATTCATATTTTTATTAGTGATATTCAATAATCCACAATAGTAGTGATTTAAAGTATCAATGTCTATGCTGTGATTTTTTCTTATATGTTTTGTTATCGCTTTACCTAAAAATTTAGGCAAATCAACTAAATTAGAATGGTAACTATTGTTATTTAACCCAATAAAACTTTGATTAAAAATCACAAATTGTTTTTGAGGATCAAGTTTTAAATTAGTAATTACATTTTTAGCATTAGTGTCTGCTCTAAATTTATGAATTTCTTCTAGAATTTCATAAATATGAATAGGCTCGTTGTTTTTTTTAAGGTATTCTGTCACAATATCTTTGATTGTGCCTCCTTTTATGTTATTTCTTTCCGATTCCCATTTTTTTAAGCCATAAGTACTACTTCGTCCAAAATAAATAATTTCAGTTGTTCGTTGCAGACTACCTCTTAAAGCATCATGGCTTTTAGTAATTCCAGGATTGTTTTTTTCAAGAAGATCATATATTTCTATTAATTTGGATGGTTCTCCTATATTTTCTAATACTTCAATAGCATATTCAAATACCTGTTTTACTGTATTTCTTTGAAATATAAGATTATCATTTACATCTAGATACAATCCAAATTCATCGATAAGTATTTTTTCTGCTATCGGTAGAGCTGTATTTATAGTCTCAACATCGAAATCTTTAATGAACCGTGATAAATAGCTTTTGAAATTGAAAGTATAAGTTTCTTCAATGCGTTCATTTATTCTTTCGCTTACATCATTAACAAATGAAGTGTAATCAATTATTGAAAGGTATTTGTTTATAAGATAAAAATTGCTCCAATTATGTCGACTTCTACTGTTGGAAAATTTAGGGAGTAATAGATCTTCTATATTGCCTAATAAATAGAAATCATCACTTAAATAAACAGCAAGTATATATCCAATAAATTCTTTAGAAAAGTTTGTTCTATTCAATGTGTTAACTCTATTTACTATATTTTCTTTAATTTCAAGTAAATTAGCAGATAGGTCTAAACCATAGTTTTGAAACAAATTATCATTGAAACTCTTGATAAATAACAATTTATTAGACAATTCTTCTATACAAGTTTTCCTTATTTGTCTTACTCGTTCTCTTGTTAAATTGTTTCTTTCTGCAATTTCTTCAAGATTTAATTCTTTTTCACCTTGATATATTTTTAGTGCTTGTTTTAATATAATTGTTTGATTTTCAGTAAATAAAACATTTTTATCTAATAAGAAATTGGTAAGTAGAAATATATATTCTGATTCTAAAATTTCGTTTGGAATTTGTGGCAAGGAGAACGTTCGTTGAATTAGAAAATTGTTCTTTAATATTATTAGCTGTCTCTCATCAGCAGATTCATTAACGTTAGCTATAAAATCTTTTATTATTGAAATATAATTTTCTAATTCAGGAATTGATTTTTTTCCTATATTTTCAAGAGTGCCAATATTGAAGTGTTTATTAGATAAAATTTTTTCTGAGAAATTTCTAATACTAAAGTTGTTATTTAAAAACAGTGAAATAGCATTTTTAGTTCTTGCAGAAAGACTATTTGTATTAGCA contains the following coding sequences:
- a CDS encoding ATP-binding protein, whose protein sequence is MIRFKIDLESTELLDRITTIYNFKRDTITGRIALSLSLEKGKKFTEETLSLAQNGREYTPTSNLFGRLINDTDNFVLYKTIFDQHYNNELSENEFIRLYKLHLKDGLDLWKQQLDNSDITKGEHISILLKPIKKGLTLRSNTPHISIDRKKTEIKEFKDLLSFEIGKSENNEPIIIKINDLREFDNRNIAIAGMAGSGKTQLIKDILYQISKNSNDELKFIFFDYKGEGNPEQLKSFLEAANAEFVDIVNDGGVNFNPFLSINLDERQRPFSIRAFVDTISTFVPKMGVSQENIIISLINDLLDRKNGSYPTINELFNDLENYYEENGIRQDTLYSVIRDLSTNIFNCNPNNPSILSKSLYLNLPPALSDTLRQLVVFLLLRFFNSYFTSTNDCEPQDHIFPIRYVIVIDEAHIYLKNKNARKALEDLLRLLRSKGVIVVMLSQGVEDYKTKDFDFASQVQLPICLNIQNKDYKAISNFVGTPNSRYKLETEIKKLDSGKGLINIGDPKIIELRQWWRTKREENL
- the dndD gene encoding DNA sulfur modification protein DndD, whose translation is MKFSNIIINNFRQYNKIVDFDLSTTTEKNIVVIGGKNGFGKTNFLLSIVWCLYGEKISLIDDNFKKEIQKEKNYSSFMQQSINWTAQKEGINTFSISIVVEEIELPNNFNLSPDANKIIITRSRNTSTTEEKLSIIDTSSNLELFDNEEDKINFINDYIIPIDAAKFVFFDAEKISEIANLSIKEEGSFINDALGKILGLDNYETLIDDLEFYINTLKKEGATRNLQEQIIDKEKAIDLSYLEIEKLEEDNAEKLKEIDELKKEIRKFDTLISQNSKQGNSNLDRETILSEIEKLKIKEVDLNEKFTELSEVIPLTILAGKLEEVKEHISIQENNELSQKLLKENAAKIDNFIELLFNKPPDPENSTMSFRDKSFYYDKAKRLGGELYNNENNYQELKFEHDLNNAEKKLISDAIILVNTQSGDLFQNTIEGFNSIDLRKSELIKILNKIDADLVDDIVLDYVAKKETAENKTTENNRKIGENTQQLNKIKKDITRFNHELITLRNNVEINAQNKLKIKETEKYIDTLHTFLEEQKSTHKDSLEKTILSELRILMHKLSSEENNSRFIEDVKVTILASGQGMKITLLDQDDNEIKKESLSSGEKQIYISCLIKAILNESIQSLPIFIDTPLGRLDEEHRDSITKKYYPSLSEQVVLFSTNSEITPKRFRDISENIAKSYLLINDGANTNLKNGYFNTVNND
- the tnpC gene encoding IS66 family transposase, which translates into the protein MEIDLENLSKQELLALIKQQSKTISKQEKVNTKLEKKATELEEKTSKLEEKNTILEYRVKLLERMKFGQSRERFEDPNQTQLPLDVEQAVLEEQEEVIKQEITYTREKKKHPGRAKLPDHLPVEEIEIHPEGDLSDKVCIGKEITDVLDYVPGYFKIKRYIRYKYATKDKEDTQISIGLLPERIIDKGIASEGLLSTILVDKYVDHLPLYRQKQRFSRENIDIASSTIDGWAAQSMDALKPLYQKLVMDIKNEGYLQVDETTIKVLDEKKKDKSHLGYYWVYHAPISKLVMFNYSPTRASSAALPILENFKGYLQTDGYSGYKAYGNKSDVTHLGCWAHARREFERALDNDKIRAQHVLVEIQKLYAVEKKAKEQNLAPDQIKELRLKESLPIINELGKYMFAQMKLTLPKSQIGKAFAYSQTRWDNLSAYLYNGNLQIDNNLVENVIRPVALGRKNYLFAGSHDAAQRAAMAYTFFANCKKHDVNPYQWLKYVLENIQSINHKNITDLYPHNYKKLITNIVE
- the tnpB gene encoding IS66 family insertion sequence element accessory protein TnpB (TnpB, as the term is used for proteins encoded by IS66 family insertion elements, is considered an accessory protein, since TnpC, encoded by a neighboring gene, is a DDE family transposase.), whose protein sequence is MFSLSSSHQFHLYKSACDMRKSFDSLCGIVQNELNQVAHNGSVYVFINRRGNQMKLLHWETGGFVLYHKRLEQGTFAFPSHNKSQISWSDLVLMIEGIQVIKSSQKRRFSMK
- the tnpA gene encoding IS66 family insertion sequence element accessory protein TnpA; the encoded protein is MSKQEMMYSHVEDYKASGLTQSRYCESVGIKLATFSYWVIKYKNENIQNSSSNFITINKEHITESKEYDIIYPNGVKLRVETKDLNELYSLVNLV
- a CDS encoding sigma factor-like helix-turn-helix DNA-binding protein is translated as MTLYEIHKNNEISVRSYNVCRANGIDNINTLKEYYLANGSFEKLQNCGYKSNKELIDICNKFHLIIEQNMIKESYNESINKIQLNLTRIQREVINSFIYANTNSLSARTKNAISLFLNNNFSIRNFSEKILSNKHFNIGTLENIGKKSIPELENYISIIKDFIANVNESADERQLIILKNNFLIQRTFSLPQIPNEILESEYIFLLTNFLLDKNVLFTENQTIILKQALKIYQGEKELNLEEIAERNNLTRERVRQIRKTCIEELSNKLLFIKSFNDNLFQNYGLDLSANLLEIKENIVNRVNTLNRTNFSKEFIGYILAVYLSDDFYLLGNIEDLLLPKFSNSRSRHNWSNFYLINKYLSIIDYTSFVNDVSERINERIEETYTFNFKSYLSRFIKDFDVETINTALPIAEKILIDEFGLYLDVNDNLIFQRNTVKQVFEYAIEVLENIGEPSKLIEIYDLLEKNNPGITKSHDALRGSLQRTTEIIYFGRSSTYGLKKWESERNNIKGGTIKDIVTEYLKKNNEPIHIYEILEEIHKFRADTNAKNVITNLKLDPQKQFVIFNQSFIGLNNNSYHSNLVDLPKFLGKAITKHIRKNHSIDIDTLNHYYCGLLNITNKNMNYIIQQLIDNKFININEQKKLTV